A stretch of the Gimesia sp. genome encodes the following:
- a CDS encoding carbon storage regulator → MLVLSRKPGERIRIGDDVTLTIVRIGPNSVRLGIDAPRSMSIVREELCIDFSDLPESGQLTEEPSSH, encoded by the coding sequence ATGCTTGTATTATCACGTAAGCCCGGCGAGCGGATTCGGATTGGCGATGACGTAACCCTGACGATTGTTCGAATTGGTCCCAATTCTGTGCGATTAGGAATTGATGCTCCGCGCAGCATGAGCATTGTTCGCGAAGAATTGTGTATCGACTTTTCAGACTTGCCGGAATCAGGCCAGTTGACTGAAGAGCCTTCTTCGCATTAA
- a CDS encoding MBL fold metallo-hydrolase — protein MLENLPLQSVKYKGLTIEGYSRAAVQSYWRIPELKLGFDLGASPWSFMGTSVYFISHAHLDHMAALPAYVARRRMMKMSPPTIYLPEEVVDPVWKMLRSWHKLDRGRMDCELIGMKDGEDIQLTREHAVTAFQTKHTVPSIGFQVWDCRKKLKPEFMGKPETEIRDARMAGVEVSEEIRVPLVCYTGDTAPAGLDHFETAYESKVLITEMTFHRPEHRRERIHKFGHMHLDDIIERADRFKNELLILAHFSTRYHDNQVLNAVKKRVPEDLLERIHLWL, from the coding sequence ATGCTCGAAAATCTGCCTCTCCAATCAGTAAAATATAAGGGACTCACCATCGAGGGGTATTCCCGCGCTGCAGTACAGAGTTACTGGAGGATTCCCGAGCTGAAACTTGGCTTTGACCTGGGGGCCAGCCCCTGGTCGTTTATGGGAACGTCGGTGTATTTCATTTCTCATGCGCATCTGGATCACATGGCAGCGCTGCCCGCGTACGTGGCCCGACGGCGGATGATGAAAATGAGTCCGCCCACAATCTATCTGCCCGAAGAAGTCGTCGATCCCGTCTGGAAAATGCTCCGCAGCTGGCACAAACTGGACCGGGGCCGCATGGACTGTGAACTCATCGGCATGAAAGACGGCGAAGACATTCAGCTGACCCGCGAACATGCAGTCACTGCATTTCAGACCAAGCACACGGTCCCTTCGATCGGATTCCAGGTCTGGGACTGTCGTAAAAAGCTCAAGCCGGAATTCATGGGTAAACCGGAAACCGAAATTCGCGATGCGCGGATGGCGGGAGTCGAAGTCAGTGAAGAAATCCGGGTGCCCCTGGTCTGCTACACGGGCGATACCGCTCCTGCAGGACTGGACCATTTCGAAACCGCTTATGAATCAAAAGTCCTGATCACCGAGATGACGTTCCACCGTCCGGAACATCGGCGGGAACGAATTCATAAGTTCGGGCACATGCACCTGGATGATATCATCGAACGCGCCGACCGTTTTAAGAACGAGTTACTGATTCTCGCGCATTTCAGTACGCGCTACCACGATAATCAGGTGCTCAACGCGGTCAAAAAACGGGTTCCCGAGGATTTACTCGAGCGCATCCATCTCTGGCTGTAA
- a CDS encoding Gfo/Idh/MocA family oxidoreductase, producing MVRIGIIGVGFMGMAHYEGAKKLKGAKVTAISTRDPKKLSGDWSSIEGNFGPRGGQVDLSKVKQYSDYHELLADPDIDLVDICLPTEMHEKVAMDSIQAGKHTLVEKPIAIDLKAANRMVKAAEKAGVQFMVAQVLPFFPEFQFAVECVRSQKYGKLLAAHFRRVMAPPKWSENIEDFQKLGGWGIDLHIHDNHLISLMCGVPQKVTSRGIENKGYINHVHTVYDYEDPNLAISCVSGGIATRGLEFAHGFELYFEEATVLFGAGTMGVGKNKEWVVSQPLTLITKSGQLKHPKLKGGNEWCAAFTLELQAAVNAIQSGEDPEALSGALARDALKICYAEAKSIQTGRSIPVK from the coding sequence ATGGTTCGTATCGGAATAATCGGCGTCGGTTTTATGGGAATGGCTCACTACGAAGGAGCCAAAAAGCTCAAAGGAGCCAAGGTCACTGCGATCTCAACGCGCGATCCCAAGAAACTGTCTGGCGACTGGAGCAGCATCGAAGGCAACTTCGGTCCTCGCGGAGGTCAGGTCGATCTCTCCAAGGTAAAACAGTACAGTGATTACCATGAACTGCTGGCAGACCCCGATATTGATCTGGTCGATATCTGTCTTCCCACCGAAATGCATGAGAAAGTCGCCATGGATTCCATCCAGGCCGGCAAACACACACTGGTCGAAAAGCCGATTGCCATCGACCTCAAGGCCGCCAACCGGATGGTGAAGGCAGCCGAAAAAGCGGGCGTACAGTTCATGGTAGCCCAGGTCCTTCCCTTCTTCCCGGAATTTCAGTTTGCCGTTGAATGTGTTCGCAGCCAGAAATATGGAAAACTGCTGGCCGCACACTTCCGCCGTGTGATGGCTCCTCCCAAATGGTCAGAGAATATTGAAGACTTCCAGAAACTGGGGGGCTGGGGCATCGACCTGCACATTCATGACAACCACCTGATCAGCCTGATGTGTGGCGTTCCCCAGAAAGTGACCTCTCGCGGTATCGAAAACAAGGGTTACATCAACCACGTGCATACCGTTTATGACTATGAAGACCCGAACCTGGCGATCAGTTGTGTCAGTGGTGGCATCGCGACGCGCGGCCTCGAATTCGCCCACGGCTTTGAACTCTACTTCGAAGAAGCCACCGTTCTCTTCGGAGCCGGAACCATGGGTGTCGGCAAAAATAAGGAATGGGTTGTCAGCCAGCCGCTGACATTGATCACCAAATCCGGTCAGCTGAAACATCCAAAACTCAAAGGGGGCAACGAATGGTGTGCCGCCTTCACGCTGGAACTGCAGGCAGCCGTCAATGCGATTCAGTCGGGTGAAGACCCCGAGGCACTCTCCGGCGCCCTGGCCCGCGATGCTCTGAAAATCTGTTACGCGGAAGCAAAAAGTATTCAGACAGGGCGATCCATTCCTGTCAAATAA
- a CDS encoding ABC transporter permease subunit: MGNLLVLAAETTNLTVQWWITGIGVAIYFVLLFGVTSMTQAGVIARATTKEAIRQPVFLLLMALGLILLLLNTFLPFFSMGDDVKMLMDCGLATILICSLLLAVWSASTSIADEIEGKTAMTLLSKPINRRQFIVGKYLGILKAVVWLMLPMVITFLLLVYFKVGYDAREAAQEPPTHAERMAAVWLILPGILLIYMEVAILAAISVAISTRLPMMVNMIICFGVYIIGHLTPNLVQAKAEGLEFVKFTGQLIATILPNLDNFNMSPAVATGTVVPPVYIGHSALSCLLYSGIAILVAFILFEDRDLA; encoded by the coding sequence ATGGGAAACCTGCTGGTATTGGCTGCTGAGACGACAAATCTGACAGTGCAATGGTGGATTACCGGAATCGGAGTTGCAATCTATTTTGTACTCCTGTTCGGTGTGACTTCGATGACCCAGGCGGGGGTAATCGCCAGGGCGACCACGAAGGAAGCCATTCGCCAGCCCGTGTTCCTCTTGCTGATGGCACTCGGTTTAATCCTGCTGCTGTTAAATACGTTTCTCCCGTTCTTTTCGATGGGGGATGACGTCAAGATGCTGATGGACTGTGGTCTTGCAACGATCCTGATCTGCAGTCTGTTGCTGGCCGTGTGGTCGGCGAGTACCAGCATCGCTGATGAAATTGAAGGTAAGACGGCCATGACGCTGTTGTCAAAGCCGATCAACCGTCGTCAGTTTATCGTCGGGAAATACCTGGGAATTCTGAAGGCCGTCGTCTGGCTGATGTTGCCCATGGTGATTACTTTCCTGCTGCTGGTTTATTTCAAAGTCGGCTATGATGCCCGCGAAGCGGCCCAGGAACCACCAACGCACGCCGAGCGGATGGCTGCGGTCTGGCTGATTCTGCCCGGGATTCTGCTGATCTATATGGAAGTCGCCATTCTGGCCGCCATCAGCGTGGCGATCTCGACCCGTCTGCCCATGATGGTCAACATGATTATCTGTTTTGGCGTCTATATCATTGGCCACCTCACTCCCAATCTGGTTCAGGCCAAGGCAGAGGGGCTGGAATTCGTGAAGTTTACCGGGCAGCTGATTGCTACGATTCTGCCCAACCTGGATAACTTCAATATGTCACCAGCGGTCGCAACGGGAACCGTGGTTCCACCAGTCTATATCGGTCATTCCGCATTAAGCTGCCTGCTCTATTCCGGAATTGCGATTCTGGTTGCCTTCATCCTTTTCGAAGACCGGGACCTTGCCTGA
- a CDS encoding DUF3124 domain-containing protein produces MGNKGEYPDWFLWLWDKWFVLFLLLGVVTLVLIAGAVYLDTRFERFEHELKFVPPRSYEPPDLASYQAGEIDSEKMTRSGSIYAPCYSHIYYHGGSPLLLETTLSIRNINQDQPVYLTGVKYVDTDGESIKVYLDQPIRLAPFQTIEFLVEEKDSTGGSGANFLVNWMAEEQVAPPLVESVMVGASGSRAIAFTRSGVPIPAAKTGD; encoded by the coding sequence ATGGGAAATAAAGGCGAATATCCCGACTGGTTTTTGTGGTTGTGGGACAAATGGTTCGTCCTGTTTCTGTTGCTGGGAGTCGTGACCTTAGTGCTGATCGCGGGGGCAGTGTACCTCGATACCCGCTTCGAACGCTTCGAGCACGAATTGAAGTTCGTACCGCCGCGCAGCTATGAACCGCCCGATCTTGCCAGTTACCAGGCAGGCGAAATCGACTCAGAAAAAATGACGCGCAGCGGTTCGATCTATGCCCCCTGTTATTCTCACATCTATTATCATGGCGGATCGCCGTTGCTTCTGGAAACGACTCTGAGTATCCGGAACATCAATCAGGATCAGCCCGTCTACCTCACCGGAGTCAAGTATGTCGATACTGACGGGGAGTCGATCAAGGTCTATCTGGACCAGCCAATCAGGCTTGCCCCGTTTCAGACGATTGAATTCCTGGTGGAAGAAAAAGACAGCACGGGAGGCTCCGGTGCGAATTTTCTCGTGAACTGGATGGCCGAGGAGCAGGTTGCACCGCCTCTGGTTGAATCCGTCATGGTGGGGGCTTCCGGTTCGCGGGCAATCGCCTTCACCCGGAGCGGTGTGCCGATTCCTGCTGCTAAAACAGGGGATTAA
- a CDS encoding ABC transporter ATP-binding protein: protein MSNRQPNAFHRAFPAREFFRGSARSVVFWSFINGLLLAFLLILFFLILDLLDHRGRISVQGVERVQQLQEILASPEPEAPAEATEPSEEPAEPKADTDEVAAAEEKPAPEPEPKAAPADAQPATPPDRLILADTGILPSVWWTHSKYHLGIMKSVYQRVPLLQQNQSALFTLILVALVVASIRVLIRWRCRLRSLKVSHHISTTLRNMIHRQALRLGPGDLSGKETDQAFHLFIQDVGTVQNGVFHWVYGLTRHTMTLAILLLIAVSIDWRLTLQCIIPLAAAWYFLMQHRKDYDLQHARTLVTIDTELSLLAENLRSTRLVRGYGMENPEHEQFQKHLAKYTENLEKLKRVEGWGHRIARGLAVFCSCLVVFLVGYKVLVNPDSLPLSAAVLVVGIFGFFYLPVNGLHELFRVREESTVAASSIYRYLNLIPEVGQAVGAKFLEPMSTALQFENVTYSLTPGSPPILNGFDLKIPAGSTTALVSLEKLAPRAVSFLVPRFIEPRSGRVLIDGEDTAWVTLESLRAEAIFVSGNDPCLTGTVKDNIRCGDERYSLQEVIAASKESHAHQFIQGLPQGYETVLGQHGEDLTTGECFRLGLARALLRKPALMIIEEPEGPLDEDTKTLLEDAYSRIFQNRTVLVIPSRITTLRRVDQVVMIHEGKVEAVDSQSNLLKKSALYRHWEYTRFNQFRHSQDTPIEQR, encoded by the coding sequence GTGTCAAATCGTCAGCCCAACGCATTCCATCGCGCGTTCCCCGCGCGGGAGTTTTTTCGTGGGTCTGCCAGATCCGTTGTGTTCTGGTCGTTCATCAATGGCCTCTTGCTGGCGTTTCTGCTCATCCTGTTTTTTCTGATCCTGGATCTGCTGGATCATCGTGGGCGGATTTCGGTGCAGGGGGTAGAGCGGGTTCAGCAACTGCAGGAAATCCTGGCCAGTCCCGAACCCGAAGCACCTGCTGAAGCCACCGAACCATCCGAGGAACCGGCTGAGCCGAAAGCCGATACTGACGAAGTTGCCGCCGCGGAAGAAAAGCCCGCGCCCGAACCAGAGCCGAAAGCGGCTCCCGCGGACGCACAACCAGCGACTCCTCCAGATCGCTTGATTCTTGCTGATACGGGGATTCTGCCCTCCGTCTGGTGGACGCATTCCAAATACCATCTGGGGATCATGAAAAGCGTGTATCAGCGTGTCCCCTTGCTGCAGCAGAATCAGTCCGCGTTATTCACACTGATTTTAGTCGCGCTGGTTGTGGCCAGCATCCGGGTGTTGATCCGCTGGCGATGCCGACTGAGGAGCCTGAAAGTTTCCCATCATATTTCGACAACGTTACGCAATATGATTCATCGCCAGGCGCTCCGCCTGGGGCCCGGGGATCTGTCGGGGAAAGAGACCGATCAGGCGTTTCACCTGTTCATTCAGGATGTGGGAACCGTACAGAACGGTGTCTTCCACTGGGTCTACGGTTTGACGCGGCACACTATGACGCTGGCGATTCTGCTGTTGATTGCCGTTTCCATCGACTGGCGTTTAACGCTGCAGTGCATCATTCCACTGGCCGCAGCCTGGTATTTTCTGATGCAGCATCGCAAAGATTATGATTTGCAGCATGCCAGAACACTGGTCACCATCGATACCGAACTTTCCCTGCTGGCTGAAAATCTGCGGAGCACACGCCTGGTTCGCGGCTATGGAATGGAAAACCCGGAGCATGAACAGTTTCAGAAGCATCTGGCGAAATACACCGAAAACCTGGAAAAGCTGAAACGCGTTGAAGGCTGGGGACATCGTATCGCCCGAGGCCTGGCCGTCTTCTGTTCGTGCCTGGTTGTCTTTCTGGTGGGGTATAAAGTCCTCGTGAATCCGGATAGTCTGCCGCTCTCTGCTGCGGTGCTGGTGGTGGGAATCTTCGGCTTCTTCTACCTGCCGGTCAATGGTTTGCATGAACTGTTCCGTGTGCGCGAAGAATCCACTGTGGCTGCCAGCTCGATTTATCGTTATCTGAACCTGATCCCCGAAGTCGGGCAGGCAGTCGGTGCGAAATTTCTGGAGCCAATGTCGACAGCACTACAGTTCGAAAACGTCACTTACAGTCTCACGCCTGGTTCACCTCCGATCTTGAATGGCTTTGATCTGAAAATTCCCGCCGGTTCGACAACCGCACTGGTATCGCTGGAGAAACTCGCCCCACGCGCTGTCAGTTTCCTGGTACCCCGCTTTATTGAGCCCCGCTCGGGCCGGGTCCTGATCGACGGCGAAGACACGGCGTGGGTGACCCTGGAGTCTCTGCGGGCGGAAGCGATTTTTGTGAGCGGTAACGATCCCTGTCTCACCGGAACCGTCAAGGACAACATTCGCTGTGGCGATGAACGGTATTCGCTGCAGGAAGTCATTGCGGCTTCCAAAGAATCACACGCGCATCAGTTTATCCAGGGGCTGCCTCAAGGTTACGAAACCGTTCTGGGGCAGCACGGGGAAGATCTGACAACGGGTGAGTGTTTCCGGTTAGGACTGGCCCGCGCCCTGTTGCGAAAGCCGGCTCTGATGATCATCGAAGAACCGGAAGGGCCGCTCGACGAAGATACCAAAACGCTGCTCGAAGATGCCTACTCCCGGATTTTCCAGAACCGGACCGTGCTGGTCATTCCTTCCCGTATCACGACCCTGCGACGCGTCGATCAGGTCGTCATGATTCACGAAGGCAAAGTGGAAGCGGTCGACAGTCAATCGAACCTGTTGAAGAAATCCGCCCTGTATCGTCACTGGGAGTACACACGATTTAACCAGTTCCGGCACTCACAGGATACTCCGATCGAACAACGTTAA
- a CDS encoding sulfatase gives MSRGFTPVPATALCIQIDSLIEEETSMRLIVSLFLLSFILSPVATDPCLRAAEQPNIIILLADDLGYGELGCQGNPQIPTPHIDSLAQEGIRFTQAYVTAPNCSPSRAGLLTGKIPTRFGYEFNPIGARNENPGTGLPRAEKTLAELLHDQGYTTGLIGKWHLGGAADYHPYRHGFDEFFGFMHEGHYFVPPPYQGVTTMLRRKTLPGGGKGRWIGGQLIYSTHLGYDEPDYDANNPIIRGGQPIVETEYLTDAFTREAVSFIDRHQDKPFFLYLAYNAVHSPLQGKQADMQRFQNIDDVHRRVFAAMLSSLDQSVGQILKQVRKAKLDRNTLIVFLSDNGGPTRELTSSNLPLRGEKGSMYEGGLRVPFLMRWTGKLPAGQTYSQPVSSMDLFSTSAALSGAPLPDDLDGENLMPYLLKEKEGTPHHEFFWRQGKRAALRLGDWKIVKMRGKSDIKHWELYHITEDLSEQTNLASERQDKLQELLTRWNELNSQMKPALF, from the coding sequence ATGAGCCGCGGATTCACTCCGGTCCCGGCAACGGCACTGTGTATTCAAATCGATTCGCTCATCGAAGAGGAAACCAGCATGCGTTTGATCGTCTCCCTGTTTCTACTCAGTTTCATCCTGTCCCCCGTGGCTACAGATCCCTGCCTGCGGGCAGCAGAACAGCCCAACATCATCATTCTACTCGCCGATGACCTGGGTTACGGAGAACTGGGTTGCCAGGGAAATCCGCAGATTCCCACGCCTCATATCGACTCACTGGCGCAAGAAGGAATTCGTTTTACACAGGCTTACGTGACCGCGCCCAACTGCAGTCCGTCACGGGCCGGACTGCTGACGGGTAAAATCCCGACTCGCTTCGGTTATGAATTCAATCCCATCGGTGCCCGCAACGAAAATCCAGGTACGGGGCTGCCTCGAGCAGAAAAGACGCTGGCCGAACTCCTACACGACCAGGGTTATACGACCGGCCTGATCGGTAAATGGCACCTGGGGGGCGCTGCCGACTATCATCCGTACCGCCATGGATTCGACGAATTCTTCGGCTTCATGCACGAGGGGCATTACTTCGTCCCGCCGCCGTATCAGGGTGTGACCACCATGCTGCGTCGCAAGACACTCCCCGGTGGTGGCAAGGGGCGCTGGATTGGTGGTCAGCTGATTTATTCAACGCATCTGGGATACGATGAACCTGACTACGACGCCAACAACCCCATCATTCGCGGCGGACAACCGATTGTGGAAACGGAATACCTGACCGATGCGTTCACGCGGGAAGCGGTCAGCTTTATTGATCGTCACCAGGACAAACCCTTTTTTCTCTATCTGGCGTACAACGCAGTTCACAGCCCCCTGCAGGGGAAACAGGCGGACATGCAGCGTTTTCAAAACATTGACGATGTGCACCGACGCGTCTTTGCCGCAATGCTTTCTTCACTGGATCAAAGTGTCGGCCAGATTCTGAAGCAGGTCCGAAAAGCCAAACTGGATCGCAACACGTTGATTGTCTTTCTGAGTGACAACGGAGGTCCCACGCGCGAACTCACGTCCAGCAATCTGCCCCTGCGGGGCGAAAAGGGATCCATGTACGAAGGAGGACTGCGGGTTCCCTTTCTGATGCGCTGGACAGGCAAGCTGCCTGCTGGCCAAACCTATTCGCAGCCAGTCAGCAGTATGGATCTTTTCAGTACGTCGGCAGCTCTCTCCGGTGCACCGCTGCCGGACGACCTGGATGGTGAAAACCTGATGCCGTACCTGTTGAAAGAAAAAGAGGGCACGCCGCATCACGAGTTTTTCTGGCGTCAGGGTAAGCGAGCTGCACTCCGACTGGGGGACTGGAAAATTGTCAAAATGCGCGGTAAATCCGACATCAAACACTGGGAGCTGTACCACATCACAGAGGATCTGTCGGAACAGACCAATCTCGCCAGCGAGCGGCAGGACAAACTGCAGGAACTGCTCACCCGCTGGAACGAACTGAATTCACAGATGAAGCCGGCTCTGTTTTAA
- a CDS encoding arylsulfatase: MSFRICSLLTLFLVCLLHGHSQLRAEKPNVIVIMADDLGYGDVSCYGATALKTPHIDQLAADGLRFTSGYCSASTCTPTRYSFLTGTYAFRGKRTGIAPPNAPAIIKPGTETVASLLKHAGYATAVIGKWHLGLGGEAGPDWNGDLKPGPLEIGFDTCFLLPTTNDRVPQVYVKDHRVLNLDPADPLWVGNKKPSPDHPTGLTHRDTLKMDWSHGHNSTIHNGISRIGFYTGGHAARFRDEDLADKWVEKSVEFIEANKDQPFFLFFASHDIHVPRMPHERFQGKTSLGYRGDSIVQLDWCVGELMKTLDRLQLAENTLVVFCSDNGPVMDDGYKDGALEKVGDHRAAGPYSGGKYSVYEGGTRTPFITRWKGRIPPGVSDELVCTIDLPTSLATLTGQKLPKDACRDSFNVLDALLGKPDAAGRSHLVQQNNGNNGTYALRTGKWKLQRYDKQTARNIIVEQQLSNTNVPQYQLFDLEQDPAEKQNVIEAHPELAQGLKKQLADLIEQGSSRPGAVASVEK; the protein is encoded by the coding sequence ATGTCATTTCGAATCTGCTCACTGCTGACGCTGTTCCTGGTTTGCCTCCTGCACGGTCATTCTCAGCTCCGGGCCGAAAAACCCAATGTGATCGTAATCATGGCCGATGACCTCGGGTACGGGGACGTTTCCTGTTATGGGGCGACAGCGCTCAAGACACCTCACATTGATCAACTGGCAGCTGACGGACTGCGGTTTACCAGTGGGTACTGTTCCGCTTCGACGTGCACGCCGACCCGCTATTCGTTCCTGACCGGGACCTATGCCTTTCGGGGAAAACGGACCGGGATTGCGCCGCCAAATGCACCGGCCATTATTAAGCCGGGAACAGAGACCGTCGCTTCCCTGTTGAAACATGCTGGCTACGCTACGGCTGTCATCGGTAAATGGCACCTCGGGCTCGGGGGAGAAGCGGGACCGGACTGGAACGGAGATCTGAAGCCGGGGCCACTGGAGATCGGTTTTGATACCTGCTTCCTGTTGCCGACAACCAATGACCGGGTTCCCCAGGTTTATGTGAAAGATCACCGGGTTCTCAATCTCGATCCGGCAGATCCCCTCTGGGTGGGGAACAAGAAGCCGAGCCCCGATCATCCGACCGGCCTCACACACCGTGATACGCTCAAGATGGACTGGTCACACGGGCATAATTCAACGATTCACAATGGAATCAGCCGCATCGGCTTTTATACAGGCGGGCATGCGGCTCGTTTCCGCGATGAGGATCTGGCCGATAAGTGGGTCGAGAAGTCGGTCGAATTTATCGAAGCCAACAAAGATCAGCCCTTTTTTCTGTTCTTCGCCTCGCATGATATTCATGTGCCCCGCATGCCCCATGAACGGTTTCAGGGGAAAACATCACTCGGTTATCGCGGCGATTCGATTGTCCAACTCGACTGGTGTGTGGGCGAGCTGATGAAAACACTCGATCGTCTCCAACTGGCTGAGAACACGCTCGTCGTATTCTGTTCCGATAACGGTCCCGTGATGGATGATGGTTACAAAGATGGCGCGTTGGAGAAAGTCGGAGATCACCGCGCAGCTGGACCGTATTCCGGGGGCAAGTACAGTGTCTATGAAGGGGGAACCCGAACTCCCTTTATTACCCGCTGGAAAGGACGTATCCCGCCTGGTGTCAGTGATGAACTGGTCTGTACCATCGATTTGCCAACCAGCCTGGCAACATTGACCGGACAGAAACTGCCTAAGGATGCCTGTCGCGACAGCTTCAATGTGTTGGATGCGTTGCTGGGGAAACCGGACGCTGCAGGACGCTCGCATCTCGTGCAACAGAACAACGGGAACAACGGCACGTATGCTTTGCGAACCGGGAAATGGAAATTACAGCGGTACGACAAACAGACCGCCCGCAATATCATCGTCGAGCAGCAGCTGTCAAATACCAACGTCCCCCAGTATCAGTTGTTCGATCTAGAGCAGGATCCTGCAGAAAAGCAGAACGTCATCGAAGCGCATCCGGAACTCGCACAGGGGTTGAAAAAACAGCTGGCCGATCTGATCGAGCAGGGAAGCAGCCGACCCGGTGCCGTTGCATCTGTAGAGAAGTAA
- a CDS encoding acylphosphatase: MCADPHQSGSSTDLISLRAIYAGRVQGVGFRYRTTQLAERYPVTGFVKNLPDGTVELVAQARDQSVLDRFFDDMMLTFATNVTDVSIQGAPADSDRQSFTIEY, from the coding sequence ATGTGTGCTGATCCTCATCAGTCCGGTTCTTCGACGGATCTGATCAGTCTACGCGCGATTTATGCGGGGCGGGTGCAGGGCGTCGGGTTTCGATATCGCACAACTCAGTTGGCGGAGCGTTACCCTGTTACCGGATTCGTCAAAAATCTACCCGATGGAACCGTGGAACTGGTCGCGCAGGCCCGTGATCAGTCAGTGCTCGATCGGTTTTTCGACGATATGATGCTGACATTCGCAACGAATGTGACGGATGTATCGATTCAAGGGGCCCCGGCCGATTCTGATCGTCAAAGTTTCACCATCGAATATTGA
- a CDS encoding HD domain-containing protein, producing the protein MDTLHSPVVENAIRVAAEAHKSQKRKSSGIPYIAHPMGVCLILVKAGFHEESILAAAALHDVIEDTALTFEDLEGTFSDEVLQYVREMTEEKETQEGAKRNWRDRKRDHIEVMQQASLGARAIELADKLHNLEAMLFDLQTEDRAEFWGHFGASPEEIVQYYHSMIEAAGQSDERLVPLVKNCLSRLDELQKQMP; encoded by the coding sequence ATGGATACACTTCACTCTCCGGTAGTCGAGAACGCCATTCGGGTTGCCGCGGAAGCACATAAATCTCAAAAACGCAAGTCGTCCGGAATTCCTTACATCGCACATCCGATGGGGGTCTGTCTGATCCTGGTGAAAGCCGGCTTTCATGAGGAATCCATCCTGGCAGCTGCCGCCCTGCATGATGTGATCGAAGATACCGCGCTGACTTTTGAGGATCTGGAGGGAACCTTTTCAGATGAGGTTCTGCAGTACGTCAGGGAGATGACCGAAGAGAAGGAAACTCAGGAGGGCGCAAAGCGGAACTGGCGTGATCGCAAGCGGGATCATATTGAAGTGATGCAGCAGGCATCGCTCGGTGCGCGGGCGATTGAGCTCGCAGACAAACTGCATAACCTGGAAGCGATGCTGTTTGATCTGCAGACCGAAGACCGCGCTGAATTCTGGGGGCACTTCGGCGCCTCGCCGGAAGAGATTGTGCAGTATTACCATTCCATGATCGAGGCCGCCGGTCAGTCGGATGAACGACTGGTCCCGCTGGTAAAAAACTGCCTGTCACGCCTGGATGAGTTACAGAAACAGATGCCATAG